Genomic DNA from Shewanella woodyi ATCC 51908:
AACGGGAACGGCTATTTTACTTGAATACGCCATTGCTCCAGCTGCCATCGCCATCTTTATTGGCGGGTATGTGAATGAACTTGTTGGGATAGATGGCCCTATCGTGTATGCCGCTTTCTACTTAGTTTTTGTTGGTCTACACCTTTGGGGGGCGGGGGAAGCATTAAGAATTATGATGGGGATAACCTTGCTAGCGGTTATCGCCATCGGTGTTTTTATGGTGGGGATGGTGCCTCATTTTGATCCCGCGAACCTGTTCGATATCGCAGCTAATCCAGACGTTGCAGGCTCAAGTAGTTTTCTACCTGAAGGTTACATGGGGATCTGGGCTGCATTGCCTTTTGCTATGTGGCTGTTTCTTGCAGTAGAGGGGGTGCCATTGGCGGCTGAGGAAGCGACAGATCCAGCGAAAGATATGCCAAAAGGAATTATCGCCTCCATGTTGGTATTGATTGTCTTTGCGGCCGCAGTGCTGCTATTGGTTCCTGGTGGAGCTGGTGCTGAGGCGATGAAAACCCACGGTGCACCACTAGTTGGCGCACTGCAGTCTGTTTACGGCTTAGACTCTTTAGCTGCTAAGTTTGTTAATTTAGTCGGTCTGTTTGGTTTAATTGCCAGTTTCTTCTCCATTATCTATGCCTACTCTCGTCAAGTTTTTGCTCTTTCTCGAGCGGGATACCTACCACGTTTTCTCTCCTTGTCTGGTCAGCGAAAAGTACCTGTTTGGGCGTTAATCGTACCGGGAATATTAGGCTTTCTTTTGTCGCTAACAGGCGAAGGGGATTTGATGATCACCATGGCGGTATTTGGGGCGACGATCTCCTATGCCATGATGAGTCTGTCACATATTTTACTTCGCAAGAAAGAGCCCCAGCTTGAACGCCCCTATAAAACACCTGGTGGTGTGCTGACATCTTCTATCGCCTTAATTCTTTCACTGGTCGCTCTGGCATCAACCTTCGTAGTGAGCCTTCAAGCGGCCATGTGGTCTGCACTTTTCTATCTGATTATGGTGACCTACTTTGTGCTATATAGCCGCCATAGATTAGTTGCTTCAGCGCCAGAGGAGGAGTTTGACATGATAGCGTCTGCGGAGTCAGAGCTTAATTAAAACCCATTAGCTTAGGAAATTGGCTGCTGGATACTCGCGTTTATCCTGTCTTCAGCAGCCAAAAATCGCGACCAGTTACTAAAATGATAATTAAATAAGCAGATTGTCCGTAGAGCCGTGAATTGGCGGACAACAATAAGGAAGTGGGAATATGGAAGCGAGAGAAGTAAAGAGTATTGCCGATGCCATTGCCATCATAGATGAGCGAGAGTTAACTCATGTGAAGGTGGGCGTGTTTGATAATGATGGCGTTATGCGCGGCAAGTATATGTCAAAAGCTAAGTTTATCGCTTCCTTAGAGAAGGGGTTTGCTTTTTGTGATGTGGTACTTGGCTGGGATGTTAAAGATCAGCTTTATGACAATGCTAAATACACAGGCTGGCATACGGGCTACCCTGATGCACCAGTGCGAATACTACCCCATACTTGCCGTGATGTAATTGGCGAAGAGGGGATGCTGTTATTTATTGCTGAGTTTGCCGAGGAAGCGGAAGCGGTTTGTCCACGAGGCACCCTAAGACGCGTGATTGAGAAAGCTGACAGTATGGGCTTTAACGCGTTTGCAGCGCTTGAATATGAGTTCTTTCTGTTTAATGAAACACCGCACTCTATTCGTAAGAAAAACTTTCGCGATCTCGAGACCATCACTCCCGATTGGTTTGGATACTCTATGATCCGCAATTCGGCTCATTCAGATCTTTATCAAGATATCCTGTCGATGGCTGAAACCATGGATTTTCCTATCGAAGGGATCCACTCAGAAACAGGGCCAGGTGTGATTGAAGCGGCCATTGCCGTCGACAGTGCAGAAACGGCTGCCGATAAAGGTGCACTATTTAAAACCTTTATGAAGGTACTGGCGCAGAAGCGAGATTTGATGGCGACCTTTATGGCGAAATGGTCGGGGGATTATCCAGGCCAAAGTGGCCATATACACCTCTCGCTGCAGAATAAAGATGGCACATCGGCGTTTTATGACCCCAGTCAGACCCACTCAATGAGTAAAATACAGCGGCATTTTTTAGCGGGTCAGCAAAAATTAATGCCCGAGTTTCTCTGCATGATAGCGCCAACAATTAATAGTTACTCACGTATGATCCCTGGTTTTTGGGCGCCCACTGATGCGACATGGGGCGTTGAAAACCGCACTACAGCTCTGAGAGTGATCCCAGGCTCTGCAAAGTCGCAACGAGTGGAGTACCGTTTAGGTGCTGCTGATGCAAACCCTTATCTTGCATTAGCTGCTGCGCTCGCTAGTGGCCTTTATGGCATAGAGCATGAGTTAGAGCCAGAAGCTCAAGTCAAAGGTAATGCCTATGAGCAGACTCATGATGTGCAATTAGCACTGCCTGCAACCTTATGGGATGCAGCGCAGAAGTTTAAGCAATCAACTGCCGCGGTCAGCTGCTTTGGTGAAGCGTTCGTTGAACACTACGCGATTAGCCGTGAGTGGGAGGAGCGTGAGTTTAGAAAACATGTTACTGACTGGGAGATGGCGCGGTATTTCGAAATTATCTAAAGAGTATAAGCATAAACAACTGACTAAAATTGTCGTACTGGAGTTAAGTGATTTATGGAACTACCTTCACAAGAAATGATGCAAGACACTGTCTCTCCAATAGATGGTAGTGTGTTTGTCAGCCGTCCGCTTGCCGATGAGCAACAGGTATTAGCCTGTGTTGAACAGGGGACTTTAGCTTATAAGGGGCCCGAAAATAGTTGGAAAGAGACTAAGCTCTGCGAACGTAAGGATCTGTGTAAAAAAGCCATCGAGCAACTACTGAGTCATAAAGATGAGATAGCTAGTGAGCTAAGTTGGATGATGGGGCGACCGATACGCTATGGCGCAGGCGAGCTTGCTGGTGTTGCTGAGCGTAGCGATTATATGATTGAGGTGTGTGAGAAAGCGTTAGCGGATATCACTCTTGAAGAGCGATCAGGATTTACTCGCTATATTAAACGAGAGTCTCTGGGCGTGGTACTGGTTATCGCTCCGTGGAACTACCCTTTTTTAACTGCCATCAATGCCATCATTCCCGCTTTACTTGCAGGGAATTGCGTTATTCTTAAACACTCTGCTCAGACACCTCTGTGCGCGGAGCGTCTGTACCAAGCATTTACAGACGCTGGGTTACCTCAAGGGGTTTTTCAATATCTGCATATGGATCATGACAATACCGCCAAGCTTATCGCCAATGAGCAGATAAATTATGTGGCGTTTACCGGTTCTGTTTTTGGCGGAGAGATGGTTGAGAAAGCGGCTGTCGGACGTTTTATCGGTGTTGGGTTAGAGTTAGGAGGAAAAGATCCTGCTTATGTTCGCGAAGATGCCGATATTGATAGCGCGGTAGAAACCTTAGTTGATGGTGCTTTTTTCAATTCAGGTCAATCCTGTTGTGGCATTGAGCGTATCTATCTTCATCACAGCATTTATGACGAATTTGTCGCAAAAGCGGTGGCGTTAACTGAGCAATATCAGCTGGGACGTTCAGATGAGTCAAATACTACCTTAGGTCCTTTGGTGAGAACTTCGGCGGCAGATTTTGTGCGTCAGCAGATAGATGATGCTGTGGCGCAGGGCGCCATCGCGCATATCGATGAGTCGCTATTTCCCATGAGCCAATCGGGTACTCCCTATCTTGCTCCCCAAATTCTGACTCAGGTCGATCACACCATGAAAGTGATGACACAGGAGTCCTTTGGACCTGTCGTGGGGATCATGAAGGTGATGGATGATGATGAAGCGGTTGCACTTATGAATGACAGTGATTTTGGTTTAACCGCGAGTATCTTTACCCAAGATATAGATCTTGGTATTACATTGGGTGAGCAGTTGCAGACAGGGACTTTTTTCCTTAATCGTTGTGACTATCTCGATCCAGCACTGGCCTGGACAGGGGTGAAACAATCAGGGCGAGGCTGCACGCTTTCTCAATTAGGTTTTGATCAGCTTACTCGACCTAAATCATTTCATATTAAACATGGTTAACCTCAATATAGTTAGATCCAAAAGGAGTTGTTAATGGATTTACACGCAAATTGGAATTTCCCCACGAATATTACTGTGGGTGAGGGCTGTTTAAGTCAGCTCGGGGAGCAGTGCAAAGCACTTAAGATGACTAAGGTCTTGTTGATCACCGATCCGGGCTTAGCTGATCTGCCTATGGTCAAAGAAGCCATGGGCTACTGCACTCAGGCTGGCTTAATGGTTGAGCTGTTTAGTGATATTCAAGGAAACCCCACTGGGGACAATGTCCGTGCAGGCGCAATATGTTTAAAGTCTGGTGGCTTTAATGGGGTGGTTGCTTTCGGTGGTGGCTCAAGTTTAGATGCGGCTAAAGCGATCGCCATGATAGCAAAACAGTCACTCTCCTTATGGAGCACTGAAGATGTTGGTGATAACTGGACCCGTATCGATGAAAGGCTGATGGTGCCCGTTGTGGCGGTGCCGACAACTGCTGGCACAGGCTCAGAGGTTGGGCGAGCGTCAGTGATAACCGATACCGACGGGGCTCACCATGTTAAAAGGATAATATTTCACCCTAAAATGCTTCCTGCCACTGTTTTACTCGACCCAAAGCTCACTTTGGGTTTGCCTCCTCCTATTACTGCAGCGACAGGTTTAGATGCCCTGTCTCATAGTCTAGAGGCCTATTGTGCGCCGTCTTATCACCCTATGGCTGAGGGTATTGCTATTGAGGGTATACGATTGGTGAAAGATTACCTCCCAAGAGCTGTGGCCAATGGAGAGGATATTGAGGCGCGAACTCAGATGCTGGTGGCATCGAGTATGGGAGCTACCAGTTTTCAGCGAGGTTTAGGTGCGATGCACGCCATTGCACACAGTCTTGGCGCCTTGTATGACAAGCATCATGGATTGCTAAATGCGATTTTGATGCCTTATGTGCTTAAGCGAAATCGGGCCCAAATAGAGAAAAAGATCATCCGTTTATCTCAATACCTCGAGCTTGATAACCCCAATTCTGATGGTTTTATGGATTGGATTTTAGCATTAAGAGCTGAGTTGAATATTCCCCATACGCTCGCTGATATTGGGATAACTTTAGCGGATGTGGTGTTAGTGGGAAAGATGGCAGCAAAAGATGCCGCAGCTGGCGGTAACCCTATAACATTAACCGATGCGGAATATTCGTTACTCTTTAGTGACGCGGTAAAAGGAGCGCTTTAGCGAGTTGATATTTGAGAGTCAGTTTATGGATAGTTTGATTCTCAATTTTGTCTTAATTTCACATAGGAGAGGTGAGATGAAAATAGGTATTTTACAATGTGATGATGTCACTGAAACACTGCAAGCTAAACATGGGAATTACCCTAAAATGTTTACTCGCTTGTTTGAGGATATCGATGCTCAGCTGGAGTTTTCAGTATTTCGTGTTATGGATGGACACTACCCCAGCTCGGTGGATGATTGTGATGCCTATATCACGACAGGCAGTCGCTTTGGGGTGAATGATGATGAGCCTTGGGTGGTACAGTTCCAACACTATATTGCCAAGCTCTTTGCCAGTAAGAAGAAGTTGATTGGGATCTGTTTTGGTCACCAAATGATGGTTAAAGCCTTAGGGGGAGAGGTGGTTAAGTCGCCTAAAGGCTGGGGGGTCGGTGTGGCAACATCTATGGTCACTCAACAAAAGCCATGGATGAATGGACTTTCCTCTGAGATATCTTTGGTGGTGAGCCATCAAGATCAGGTGGTTGAATTACCAGAGGGAACAGAGATCATCGCTGCCAGTGATTTTTGTCCCTTTTATATGATTCAGGTAAACGATCATTTTCTTGGTGTACAAGGCCACCCAGAGTTCAGTAAGCAATACTCACAAGATCTGATGTATGCACGCAGAGATAGGATCCCAAAAGAGCGGATAGAATCAGGTGTTGAGTCACTCTCACTTCCTGTTGATGACAAGTTGGTGACACGTTGGATGTTGAACTTCCTGCATTGAGGCCGATCACGTCAAGCTTGTTGGCTAGACTTTCATTGTAAATATCGTCTGTTTTCCACTCAATCCTCAGGTTTTTGATCATTTAAGGCTCAGATACGTTTTGCGTCCATAGCAGTTAGGATATAATCTTGCCTGCTGTTTGAAGCGATAACGCTAAAATGGTTTTGATTTGTTTCATAACTCTGAGTTATGAAGCGTGAAATTAGCCCTACTGTTTGTGGTATTAGATGACTGAAATCCAGAAAAATCCTGATGAGCTCACCATACTCTCATTGGACACTTGTACTGAATCCTGCTCGGCTGCCTTAAGTGTTAAAGGCAAGGTTTTTTCAGAGCTAGCTATAGTCCCTCGTGAACATAGTCAGCGTATCTTACCTATGGTAGATAGCGTGTTGTCACAAGCTAAAGTCCAGTTAGCCGATGTGGATCTCATCGCCTATGGGCGAGGTCCTGGTAGTTTTACTGGTATCCGGATCTGTACCAGCATGACCCAAGGGCTTGCATTGGGACAAGATATCCCTGTTATCGGGTTGTCAGCGTTGCAAACCATGGCTCAGGCAGTCTTTGATTCTCAAAGTGCCATGCAGGTGATCACCGCTATTGATGCCAGGATGGGCGAAATATATTGGGGACAGTTTGTCTTTGACAATGGTTTGGTCAAGCTCGTGGGAGCAGAAACTGTTATCGCACCAGATTTAGTCACATTAGAGCTTAATACCGAACTGCCGATTGTTGCATGTGGCACCGGATTTGAAACCTATCCTCAACTGCTTGAATTAACAGGTTCGATCACCTTAGCTAAAGAGGTGACATTCCCTGATGCTAAATCTATGTTGAGTTTGGCAAAACAGGGTTATACTCAAGGTTTAGCAACTTCGGTTGATTATTTGGCGCCTGTGTATGTTCGTGATACGGTGACTTGGAAAAAATTACCAGGTCGGGAATAATATCCAAAGCGCATTAGCCAAGCTCATAACAAGTCAGGTTTGAGCTGAAATTAAGTTGAGCAGAGAGAAGTAATGATAAGGGAGGAGGTGTGATGCAAGTTCAAGCAAACTATTTTGGCTCCTCTCAGGCTCAAGTCTCAGGAGTCTCAGGCGCTAATGGCTCAAGTCAGGTTAAACCCAATTCAGCTATTGATGCGGCCGAGCAGATTGAACGTGTAAAACAGGGCCAAGGTCTGGAAAAGGCCCTGATTGATGCTAACTCTGCCAGCAAAGATATACATGATACTCAGGGCGGTGTTCAACTCTTTGAACAGACAACGCCAGAGCAGTTATCAAATCGTTTAGGGGCCAAACTCGAATATGAGCGGGCAATACAGGGCAGCGAAGGTGCAGTTGCTCACTACCTTGCTAATGAGCATGCAGCTGCTCGTGAAGAGATCCAGCAGATGGTCGGCATAGATACCTATGCATAACTCCTCTGTTAACCCCCTTGAACAAGAAAAACTAGAGCGCAGTGGTGCCCCCTCAAGAGGTCGATTTTTCTTTGAGCTCATGTTTGCTTTCCTCATTACTCGCTTACCCTACATTAGTGTTCCTTTTAAGTGGCTTGAGAGTTACTTCCATGAGCTTTCACATGGTCTTGCAAGCCTAGTAACCGGTGGAAGTGTTAGTCATATTCAGCTTTTTCCTAATGGTGCTGGTTTGTGTTTTACTCAAGGTGGTTGGCCTATTGCTATAGGGTTTAGTGGTTACTTTGGCGCTGCACTTTGGGGATATCTGATATTTATCTTGGCAACTTGGCCAAAAGGGATCCGTGTTAGCTTTGCATTTTTAGGCTCTGCGGTGGTATTAACGACGTTATTGTGGGGACGAGATCTGTTAACTATCTCTATTTTAGCTTGTCTAGCTGTACTGTTTCTTCTGCCATTGAAATTAAACAATAATCGTTTTATGGACAGTGGCTTGAGGGTTATGGCGCTAATGATCATGCTTAATGCTTTGGCAAGTCCCACTGTGTTATTGGGACTTAGCGGTAAAGGGGATGCATCCATGTTGGCATCGCAAACTTGGATCCCAGCTTGGGTCTGGGTGTTCGTCTGGTTAGTTATCAGTGCGTTAATGATCTTCCTCTGCTGGCGGCGCGTGGATCAGGCCGCGTTAAAACGTTGAGCTTAAGTTGCTTCATTTAATATAAGTTACTTCACTTGATAGAAGATATTTACGTTTTCTTACATAATTCCAGTTTATACTCAAACCACTTCAAGATGCAGGATTCAGCATGTCGAGAAGTGACAGAGTTCAAGGCATGAAATAGTAGGACTAGTTATCCTAATTCAATATTTCATAACACAGAAAAATGTTGCTTCTCGCCATGCCCTTCGGGAGTTCCCGTAGAATCGCTGCAATGTGTTAGTGATATCAATAAGGGAATAACCATTATCCTTAATCACTGCCTTGTTCAGCTATCCTACGGGAGCTCTGAAACGAGCATCTTGAGGTGGTTTGGGTATATCACCCCCCTTATCTATCTTCCCCCCTTTATACATCTACGGTATTTTTCTGTTAGTTTGGTATAACTCAATAACATAAGGGATGCGTAATGAAAAAAAGAGCATTGATTGCCGGCATACTACTGGGAGCCACATCGAGTGCGAGTGTTTTTGCTCATGAACAAGCTCATGAAGTCAAAACCTTAGATCAAGTAGTGAAAAGTGACTTTAGGCAAGATAAGAATGTTAGCCGTGACAAGTACCGTCACCCATTAGAGACACTGACCTTTTTCGATATTAAGCCAAGCGATACCGTGATTGAGCTGTGGCCAGGAGGGGGATGGTACGCTGAGGTGTTGGCACCTTACCTTGCTGGAGAGGGACAATATGTTGCGGGTAATTTTGATACTAACCCAGCTGATGAGAAGAAGCGTAAAGGTTATCGTGCCACCTCAGGGAAAAAGTTTGAGGCTTGGCTAAAGAAGCATAAGACGCAAGTTGGCCAAGCGACCACAGTCACCTTCGATCCGCCAACTCA
This window encodes:
- the eat gene encoding ethanolamine permease, yielding MSQESKQQSAPKTKNKSIEYEAVSDEYMSQRQLKKGVAGWVLLASLGISYVISGDFAGWNFGLELGGFGGMLIATLVMGLMYICLVLSLAEMSSSLPTAGGGYSFARRAMGPWGGFLTGTAILLEYAIAPAAIAIFIGGYVNELVGIDGPIVYAAFYLVFVGLHLWGAGEALRIMMGITLLAVIAIGVFMVGMVPHFDPANLFDIAANPDVAGSSSFLPEGYMGIWAALPFAMWLFLAVEGVPLAAEEATDPAKDMPKGIIASMLVLIVFAAAVLLLVPGGAGAEAMKTHGAPLVGALQSVYGLDSLAAKFVNLVGLFGLIASFFSIIYAYSRQVFALSRAGYLPRFLSLSGQRKVPVWALIVPGILGFLLSLTGEGDLMITMAVFGATISYAMMSLSHILLRKKEPQLERPYKTPGGVLTSSIALILSLVALASTFVVSLQAAMWSALFYLIMVTYFVLYSRHRLVASAPEEEFDMIASAESELN
- a CDS encoding iron-containing alcohol dehydrogenase, translated to MDLHANWNFPTNITVGEGCLSQLGEQCKALKMTKVLLITDPGLADLPMVKEAMGYCTQAGLMVELFSDIQGNPTGDNVRAGAICLKSGGFNGVVAFGGGSSLDAAKAIAMIAKQSLSLWSTEDVGDNWTRIDERLMVPVVAVPTTAGTGSEVGRASVITDTDGAHHVKRIIFHPKMLPATVLLDPKLTLGLPPPITAATGLDALSHSLEAYCAPSYHPMAEGIAIEGIRLVKDYLPRAVANGEDIEARTQMLVASSMGATSFQRGLGAMHAIAHSLGALYDKHHGLLNAILMPYVLKRNRAQIEKKIIRLSQYLELDNPNSDGFMDWILALRAELNIPHTLADIGITLADVVLVGKMAAKDAAAGGNPITLTDAEYSLLFSDAVKGAL
- a CDS encoding GMP synthase, which gives rise to MKIGILQCDDVTETLQAKHGNYPKMFTRLFEDIDAQLEFSVFRVMDGHYPSSVDDCDAYITTGSRFGVNDDEPWVVQFQHYIAKLFASKKKLIGICFGHQMMVKALGGEVVKSPKGWGVGVATSMVTQQKPWMNGLSSEISLVVSHQDQVVELPEGTEIIAASDFCPFYMIQVNDHFLGVQGHPEFSKQYSQDLMYARRDRIPKERIESGVESLSLPVDDKLVTRWMLNFLH
- a CDS encoding aldehyde dehydrogenase family protein, which produces MELPSQEMMQDTVSPIDGSVFVSRPLADEQQVLACVEQGTLAYKGPENSWKETKLCERKDLCKKAIEQLLSHKDEIASELSWMMGRPIRYGAGELAGVAERSDYMIEVCEKALADITLEERSGFTRYIKRESLGVVLVIAPWNYPFLTAINAIIPALLAGNCVILKHSAQTPLCAERLYQAFTDAGLPQGVFQYLHMDHDNTAKLIANEQINYVAFTGSVFGGEMVEKAAVGRFIGVGLELGGKDPAYVREDADIDSAVETLVDGAFFNSGQSCCGIERIYLHHSIYDEFVAKAVALTEQYQLGRSDESNTTLGPLVRTSAADFVRQQIDDAVAQGAIAHIDESLFPMSQSGTPYLAPQILTQVDHTMKVMTQESFGPVVGIMKVMDDDEAVALMNDSDFGLTASIFTQDIDLGITLGEQLQTGTFFLNRCDYLDPALAWTGVKQSGRGCTLSQLGFDQLTRPKSFHIKHG
- a CDS encoding class I SAM-dependent methyltransferase; protein product: MKKRALIAGILLGATSSASVFAHEQAHEVKTLDQVVKSDFRQDKNVSRDKYRHPLETLTFFDIKPSDTVIELWPGGGWYAEVLAPYLAGEGQYVAGNFDTNPADEKKRKGYRATSGKKFEAWLKKHKTQVGQATTVTFDPPTHYVLGRDGSVDTVLTFRNLHNWAMKGYLEPVFESTYKVLKPGGTFGIVEHRGKAGMDAKTGYMDEAQVIALAEKVGFTLVAKSDVNANAKDTKDYPKGVWTLPPRLALEDVDKAKYLAIGESDRMTLKFIKNVQ
- a CDS encoding glutamine synthetase family protein, with protein sequence MEAREVKSIADAIAIIDERELTHVKVGVFDNDGVMRGKYMSKAKFIASLEKGFAFCDVVLGWDVKDQLYDNAKYTGWHTGYPDAPVRILPHTCRDVIGEEGMLLFIAEFAEEAEAVCPRGTLRRVIEKADSMGFNAFAALEYEFFLFNETPHSIRKKNFRDLETITPDWFGYSMIRNSAHSDLYQDILSMAETMDFPIEGIHSETGPGVIEAAIAVDSAETAADKGALFKTFMKVLAQKRDLMATFMAKWSGDYPGQSGHIHLSLQNKDGTSAFYDPSQTHSMSKIQRHFLAGQQKLMPEFLCMIAPTINSYSRMIPGFWAPTDATWGVENRTTALRVIPGSAKSQRVEYRLGAADANPYLALAAALASGLYGIEHELEPEAQVKGNAYEQTHDVQLALPATLWDAAQKFKQSTAAVSCFGEAFVEHYAISREWEEREFRKHVTDWEMARYFEII
- a CDS encoding M50 family metallopeptidase, whose translation is MHNSSVNPLEQEKLERSGAPSRGRFFFELMFAFLITRLPYISVPFKWLESYFHELSHGLASLVTGGSVSHIQLFPNGAGLCFTQGGWPIAIGFSGYFGAALWGYLIFILATWPKGIRVSFAFLGSAVVLTTLLWGRDLLTISILACLAVLFLLPLKLNNNRFMDSGLRVMALMIMLNALASPTVLLGLSGKGDASMLASQTWIPAWVWVFVWLVISALMIFLCWRRVDQAALKR
- the tsaB gene encoding tRNA (adenosine(37)-N6)-threonylcarbamoyltransferase complex dimerization subunit type 1 TsaB; this encodes MTEIQKNPDELTILSLDTCTESCSAALSVKGKVFSELAIVPREHSQRILPMVDSVLSQAKVQLADVDLIAYGRGPGSFTGIRICTSMTQGLALGQDIPVIGLSALQTMAQAVFDSQSAMQVITAIDARMGEIYWGQFVFDNGLVKLVGAETVIAPDLVTLELNTELPIVACGTGFETYPQLLELTGSITLAKEVTFPDAKSMLSLAKQGYTQGLATSVDYLAPVYVRDTVTWKKLPGRE